Proteins encoded by one window of Arachis hypogaea cultivar Tifrunner chromosome 1, arahy.Tifrunner.gnm2.J5K5, whole genome shotgun sequence:
- the LOC112709659 gene encoding DNAJ protein JJJ1 homolog, translating into MASSSTSAKRCHYEVLGLPRDSTPEEIRSAYRRLALQRHPDKLVQSGISQSEATAQFQELQHAYEVLSDPKERSWYDSHRSQILFSDPDTLRNSSVPDLFSFFSNTVFSGYSDSGRGFYKVYSDVFDKIHANEINFVKKLGLGVDSIRQAPVMGNLDSPYEQVTAFYGYWLGFSTVMDFCWVDEYDVSAGPNRRSRRLMEEENNKVRKKARREYNDTVRRLAEFVKKRDKRVIDMKMKKEKEELKRKEEQKEKKKRLEKERRERAMAYEEPEWAKVDEGEDGEDDLWFEEAEEEGKKGGEKEFYCVLCGKKFKSEKQWKNHEQSKKHKEKVAEFRDSIEDEDEEVAMEDLESEIEVEGREGKEGLESEEDADHVVEDLEERIRDSLNVAEESTRNGVEPDDDDEEEFYDASHEKEGNVVSVSLDGGDDDDEIGALEAMIAGHKSRKPHASTRKPNAPVPPTQIENEDDGVGPMEYENRKGARKKRGSKKEKGRKNPEESCTAGVNGDEEHNNNNDDGNGNSHAEESSFQFNVENVINGKEDEHDGRDKTSNKPADKRGDAKDTKSKAKTSSKGRKAKGASKNHGNTCETCGEEFESRNKLHKHLGDSGHAKIKGR; encoded by the exons ATGGCGTCGTCATCGACGTCAGCGAAGCGGTGCCACTATGAGGTTCTCGGCCTTCCCCGTGACTCCACTCCGGAGGAGATCCGCTCCGCCTACCGCCGCCTAGCCCTGCAGCGCCACCCCGACAAGCTGGTCCAATCAGGTATCTCCCAATCGGAAGCCACTGCGCAGTTTCAGGAGCTTCAGCACGCCTACGAGGTACTCTCTGATCCCAAAGAACGCTCCTGGTACGACTCTCATCGCTCTCAGATCCTCTTCTCCGATCCCGACACCCTCCGGAACTCCTCTGTCCCCGACCTCTTCTCGTTTTTCTCCAATACCGTCTTCTCCGGCTACTCCGATTCCGGTAGAGGCTTCTACAAGGTGTATTCTGATGTTTTCGATAAGATTCACGCTAATGAGATCAATTTCGTGAAGAAGTTAGGGTTAGGTGTTGATTCCATTAGGCAAGCTCCTGTTATGGGTAATTTAGATAGCCCTTACGAGCAGGTTACTGCGTTTTATGGTTATTGGTTAGGGTTTTCGACTGTTATGGATTTTTGCTGGGTTGATGAGTATGATGTTTCGGCCGGTCCAAACCGGCGGTCGCGGCGGCTTATGGAGGAGGAAAATAACAAGGTAAGGAAGAAGGCGAGGAGGGAGTACAATGATACTGTGAGGAGATTGGCTGAGTTTGTGAAGAAGAGGGATAAGAGGGTGATTGatatgaagatgaagaaggagaaggaggagttGAAGAGGAAGGAGGagcagaaggagaagaagaaaaggttggaaaaggagaggagggagagggcaATGGCATACGAGGAGCCGGAGTGGGCGAAGGTGGATGAGGGCGAGGACGGGGAGGATGATTTGTGGTTTGAGGAGGCAGAGGAGGAGGGGAAGAAGGGTGGTGAGAAGGAATTTTATTGTGTGTTGTGTGGGAAGAAGTTCAAGAGTGAGAAGCAGTGGAAGAACCATGAGCAGTCCAAGAAGCATAAGGAGAAGGTTGCTGAGTTTAGGGATTCGAttgaggatgaggatgaggaggTTGCTATGGAGGATTTGGAGAGTGAGATTGAGGTGGAAGGAAGAGAAGGGAAGGAAGGGTTGGAGAGTGAGGAGGATGCTGATCACGTGGTTGAGGATTTGGAGGAGAGGATTAGAGATAGTCTTAATGTTGCAGAGGAGAGCACTAGAAATGGAGTCGagcctgatgatgatgacgagGAAGAATTTTATGATGCTTCACATGAAAAGGAAGGCAATGTGGTTAGTGTCTCTTTAgatggtggtgatgatgatgatgaaattgGTGCTCTTGAAGCAATGATTGCAGGTCACAAGAGCAGAAAGCCACATGCTTCAACGCGCAAGCCCAATGCCCCAGTGCCTCCAACTCAAATTGAGAATGAGGATGATGGGGTTGGCCCTATGGAATACGAAAACCGGAAGGGCGCAAGAAAGAAACGCGGATCCAAGAAAGAAAAGGGTAGGAAAAATCCAGAAGAATCCTGCACAGCAGGCGTCAATGGCGATGAAGAGCATAATAACAACAACGATGATGGGAATGGCAATTCTCATGCAGAGGAGTCTTCCTTTCAATTTAACGTGGAGAATGTGATTAATGGTAAAGAGGACGAGCATGATGGTAGAGATAAGACTTCAAATAAACCAGCTGATAAGAGAGGAGATGCAAAGGACACAAAATCCAAAGCTAAAACTTCATCAAAAGGAAGAAAAGCCAAG GGTGCGTCAAAGAATCATGGCAATACTTGCGAGACCTGTGGAGAGGAGTTTGAGTCAAG gAATAAATTACATAAACATCTTGGCGATTCTGGGCATGCAAAAATAAAAGGTAGATAG